Genomic DNA from Candidatus Neomarinimicrobiota bacterium:
CTTCGCTCGAAAAAGGTAGAGTCCTCCTGCTGTCCCCGGACTGGATTTACAAACACCAGCCAGAGGAACGGATAGAACAACGCTACTTGACGGACGCAACGGGACAATGAATCCCGCACATCCAGAACCCGTCTCATGGTCTAACTCCGATACGTATCGTCAGTACCCCCAAAAACGACTAAACTATCTTTTCCGGGGGTATCAAGCAGGTAGCAGTTGTTCTATATGAATTTCCTCTTTTCGGTGGAATTGAGGGAACCGTCCGTTAAGCCAGTCGTGACGTCAGTTCCCGGATTGCCTTACCTCGGTGACTATATTGATTCTTCTCATCTTTAGTGAGCTCCGCATATGTTTTGCCGAGCTGCGGAATATAGAAAACTGGATCATAACCAAAGCCTTGTTCGCCAGTGGGATTTTCCACAATTACTCCTTCTACGGAACCTTCCGCCGAGAGTTCCCTCTCCTTCTCGACGAAACAGGCCACTGTCCTGAAACGCGCGGACCGGCGCTCTGACGCTATTCCGTTCAAGCTTTGAATAAGTTTGTTCACGTTGTCCTCATAAGTGCAGCCGTCGCCGGCATAGCGGGCGGAATAGGCACCCGGCGCTCCATCCAGGGCATCTACCTCGAGACCTGTATCGTCCGCGATGACGGGCATGTTCGTCAGATTATGCACCTCTCTCGCTTTGATGAATGCGTTCTCCTCTAAAGTAACGCCTGTCTCCTCAATCTCAGGAATCGTCCCATCTGCATCGAACTCGTTCAATGTTTCACCTTCAATTCCGCACTCCTCAAGGAGCGATTTGAGTTCCGCTCCTTTATCAACATTTCTCGTGGCAATAATAACCTTCATTCTCGCCTCTTGCAACCTGTTATGCGTTGCTCCATTTTTCAGGCCGGCAAACATAGAGATTCTGTTATCGACAGACAAGAAAAAAACATGCAGGCAATGTTAAGATAGCGGTTGCATTTCGAGGGGGATAAAGATAATTTCGATCCGCTTTTTGGCTCGGTAGCTCAGTCGGTAGAGCAGAGGACTGAAAATCCTTGTGTCGCTGGTTCGATTCCGGCCCGAGCCACTTTTATGAAGCCCCGAGTGATCTCGAGCTCAATCACACCGGGTTTTGCAGCGCTGCTGCCACAGTCTGGACAAGAATACGAATAGACTCACTCCGTCAGATGAAAGGGAGAACCCTCCCAAGTAATCTGTTGCCCGCCTAAGCATGTTCTCCTAATTTCCAACTAATATAAACCTTCACCAAATAGAACGAGATGAAATTACCCAAAACCGATAACGAGTCGAAACATTTTCACAATCATCAAAGACGAATCGCATGAGTCAAAGGAGATAACGATGAAGTCAAAACTTTTCTCATTGTTTCTTATCAGTCTAATGGGCGTAAGCCTTTTTGCCCAGGAGCGGGATAAATCCGTCTGGGCGGACGAGAATTTTTCCGGTCTGAAGATGCGAAGCATCGGTCCAGCGCTCATGGCCGGCAGGATCGCCGACATCGCCATTCACCCGGAGAACGACAACGTCTGGTACGTGGCGGTGGGCTCCGGCAACGTCTGGAAAACCGTAAACGCCGGCGTCACATGGAAACCAATATTTGACGATCAAGGCTCCTATTCCACCGGCTGTATTACAATCGATTCAAACAATCCGGACGTCATCTGGCTGGGAACGGGAGAAAACGTTGGCGGTCGTCACGTTGGGTACGGGGACGGCATCTACCGCAGCGACGACGGCGGCGGGAGCTGGACCAACATGGGTCTCAAGGATTCACAGCACATCTCAAGGATCGTCATCCATCCCGACAATTCTGACATCCTATGGGTAGCGGCGCAAGGTCCGCTATGGTCAGAAGGCGGTGAACGGGGCGTCTTCAAATCCACCAACGGCGGGACGAACTGGAAGCAGGTTCTGGGCGACAAGGAGTGGACCGGCGCAACAGAGATTGTCATTGATCCGCGCAACCCCGACAGGCTCTACGCTGCCACATGGCAGCGCCACAGAACCATCGCCGCCTATATGGGTGGCGGTCCGGGAACAGGACTCTACCGAAGCAGTGATGGTGGTGAAAGCTGGGAGAAACTGACAAAAGGTCTGCCCACATCAAAC
This window encodes:
- the rdgB gene encoding RdgB/HAM1 family non-canonical purine NTP pyrophosphatase gives rise to the protein MKVIIATRNVDKGAELKSLLEECGIEGETLNEFDADGTIPEIEETGVTLEENAFIKAREVHNLTNMPVIADDTGLEVDALDGAPGAYSARYAGDGCTYEDNVNKLIQSLNGIASERRSARFRTVACFVEKERELSAEGSVEGVIVENPTGEQGFGYDPVFYIPQLGKTYAELTKDEKNQYSHRGKAIRELTSRLA